The following coding sequences are from one Granulicella sp. L56 window:
- a CDS encoding single-stranded DNA-binding protein: MALYENKVTLKGFTGKDAESFATKQQNTFTVLSLATKSGYKDKQTQQWVNHTEWHRIVAFGKAADYAKNLRKGDYVEIEGELRSTEFDAEVGDDKKKATVKRRGWEIRASIVRKLAQPENSRPENLDAEPITEDDAA, encoded by the coding sequence ATGGCACTCTACGAAAACAAAGTCACTCTGAAAGGCTTCACCGGCAAGGACGCCGAGAGCTTCGCAACCAAACAGCAGAATACCTTCACCGTCCTGTCACTGGCCACCAAGTCCGGTTACAAGGACAAGCAGACGCAGCAGTGGGTGAACCACACCGAGTGGCACCGCATCGTCGCCTTCGGCAAAGCCGCCGACTACGCAAAGAACCTCAGGAAGGGCGACTACGTCGAGATCGAAGGCGAGCTGCGCAGCACCGAGTTCGATGCTGAGGTCGGCGACGACAAGAAGAAAGCGACCGTCAAGCGCCGGGGCTGGGAGATACGCGCCAGCATCGTCAGGAAGCTGGCTCAGCCTGAGAACTCACGGCCCGAGAACCTCGACGCCGAGCCCATCACGGAGGATGACGCGGCTTAG
- a CDS encoding TrbC/VirB2 family protein, protein MQFILPTKRPPLRRVFMRYRRWAVPPLMFLAALPVYAQSTGSDPWDNAVGVLKTAFTGTIAQGLSLVAIVVGGLMFAYGEGQSKKTLAGIVFGIGMAIGAVNFMAWLFPS, encoded by the coding sequence ATGCAATTCATTCTTCCCACCAAAAGACCACCTCTCCGGCGAGTGTTCATGCGGTACCGGAGATGGGCGGTACCACCGTTGATGTTCCTCGCGGCATTGCCTGTCTACGCACAAAGCACCGGCAGCGATCCATGGGACAACGCCGTGGGCGTCCTCAAGACCGCCTTTACCGGCACGATCGCGCAAGGGCTCAGCCTGGTGGCGATTGTGGTCGGCGGTCTGATGTTCGCCTACGGCGAGGGCCAATCGAAGAAGACCCTCGCCGGCATCGTCTTCGGCATCGGCATGGCGATCGGCGCGGTTAACTTCATGGCCTGGCTATTCCCGTCGTAG
- a CDS encoding DNA methyltransferase — translation MATTNVVSTQSKLTNQIVHGNCIDVMRQMPANSVDFILTDPPYLVNYRDRTGRTIQNDVDDTWLKPAMAEAYRVLKQDRIAVMFYGWTKIDAFFAAWRKAGFHPVGHIVFRKSYSSKSRFLRYQHEQAFLLAKGRPPLPKQPLGDVMEMSYSGNKLHPTQKPIPALVPLIRTFTLQGETVLDPFAGSGSTCAAAALTGRKYIGIEMDDAYFQHASDRLIRVHQRVAQKRSSGIPTRV, via the coding sequence ATGGCAACCACGAACGTAGTTTCTACACAAAGCAAGTTAACCAACCAGATCGTTCATGGCAACTGCATTGACGTGATGCGGCAGATGCCAGCGAACAGCGTCGATTTCATCCTCACCGACCCACCGTATCTCGTGAACTATCGCGACCGCACAGGACGCACGATTCAGAACGATGTCGATGACACCTGGCTCAAACCCGCGATGGCAGAAGCGTATCGGGTACTCAAGCAGGATCGCATAGCTGTGATGTTCTACGGGTGGACGAAGATCGATGCCTTCTTCGCAGCGTGGCGCAAAGCTGGTTTTCATCCGGTCGGACACATTGTCTTTCGTAAGAGCTACAGCTCGAAGAGCAGGTTCCTCCGCTATCAGCACGAGCAGGCATTCCTGCTGGCCAAGGGCAGGCCGCCACTGCCGAAGCAGCCGCTTGGCGATGTGATGGAGATGTCCTACAGCGGCAATAAGCTCCATCCCACGCAAAAGCCGATACCGGCACTGGTACCACTCATTCGCACCTTCACTCTTCAAGGTGAGACCGTACTCGATCCGTTCGCGGGAAGCGGAAGCACATGTGCCGCTGCAGCGCTCACAGGCCGCAAGTACATCGGCATAGAGATGGACGATGCATATTTCCAGCACGCCAGTGATCGCTTAATAAGAGTCCACCAGAGGGTCGCTCAAAAGCGATCTTCCGGCATTCCCACGCGGGTGTGA
- a CDS encoding helix-turn-helix domain-containing protein: protein MQPQDDDQMKRAEIFEPLLDSQQAAELMHVHPETVKRRARRGEIPGLKFGKLWRFRASGLEQYVRNLMQ from the coding sequence ATGCAGCCACAAGATGACGATCAGATGAAAAGGGCCGAGATCTTCGAACCTTTACTGGACAGCCAGCAGGCTGCGGAACTGATGCATGTGCATCCGGAGACAGTAAAGCGGCGGGCGCGGCGGGGAGAGATCCCCGGCCTGAAATTCGGGAAGCTGTGGCGTTTCCGCGCCTCCGGCCTGGAGCAATACGTGCGCAATTTAATGCAATAA
- a CDS encoding site-specific integrase, translating to MFRRTRYQQGMIDRVKRKQGPDCWIFRWREMDASGKRVRRKVVLGTIEKYPTESSALKAAESLRVTVNEEQPRFPQQPISVAALITHFKHHELGPMQEDDEGRAYSTRVVYKDVLRLYVEPKWGDAGLREVRAVAVEKWLRTLPLAKGTKAKVRNIMSVLFNHAIRHEFLPQGANPITMVRQSAKRVSVPDILDVAEIVALFEELSHRERVMVLLDALTGLRRGELMALKWQDVNFKELELSVTRSIYRKVVGPCKTEASQKPVPLDPWIAEELLTWRRATPYNQSEDWIFASTRMKGKQPYSPDTILMRCIRPAATRAKITKRIGWHTFRRTLSTLLKANGEDVKVVQELLRHASAKITLDVYAQAVTPDKRRAQSKVAEMLRAGSGTKEKSLLDPSGPSAISEEAVSD from the coding sequence ATGTTTCGAAGGACACGATATCAACAAGGAATGATCGACCGCGTAAAGAGGAAGCAAGGTCCCGACTGCTGGATCTTCCGCTGGCGTGAGATGGATGCCAGCGGGAAACGGGTTCGCCGCAAGGTGGTTCTCGGAACGATCGAGAAGTATCCCACCGAGTCGAGCGCCCTGAAGGCTGCCGAGTCTTTACGTGTCACCGTCAACGAGGAGCAGCCCCGGTTCCCTCAGCAGCCGATTTCGGTGGCCGCTCTGATCACACACTTCAAGCACCATGAGCTGGGTCCCATGCAGGAAGATGATGAAGGCCGGGCATACTCCACGCGGGTCGTCTACAAGGACGTTCTCCGGTTGTATGTTGAGCCGAAGTGGGGCGACGCCGGGCTGCGAGAGGTGCGGGCAGTAGCCGTGGAGAAGTGGCTCCGCACGTTGCCGCTGGCCAAGGGCACCAAAGCGAAGGTTCGCAATATTATGAGCGTTCTGTTCAATCACGCCATCCGTCACGAGTTCCTGCCGCAGGGCGCGAACCCGATCACGATGGTGCGGCAGAGCGCGAAGCGGGTGTCTGTCCCGGACATCCTTGATGTTGCGGAGATAGTGGCGTTATTCGAGGAACTCTCGCACCGGGAACGGGTGATGGTGTTGCTCGACGCACTGACTGGACTTCGTCGCGGAGAGCTGATGGCGCTGAAGTGGCAGGATGTCAATTTCAAGGAACTGGAGCTTTCCGTCACGCGTTCGATCTACCGGAAGGTTGTGGGACCATGCAAGACGGAGGCATCGCAGAAGCCGGTTCCTCTCGATCCCTGGATCGCCGAGGAACTGCTGACCTGGAGACGGGCCACTCCCTACAACCAGTCGGAGGACTGGATCTTCGCCAGTACGCGAATGAAGGGAAAGCAGCCCTACAGCCCCGACACCATCCTGATGCGGTGTATCCGTCCTGCGGCGACGCGGGCGAAGATCACCAAGCGCATCGGATGGCACACCTTCCGGCGTACCCTCTCGACCTTGCTGAAGGCCAATGGAGAGGACGTCAAGGTGGTACAGGAGCTGTTGCGTCACGCGAGCGCGAAGATCACGCTCGATGTTTACGCGCAGGCGGTGACGCCGGACAAGCGGCGAGCGCAGTCGAAGGTAGCGGAGATGCTGCGGGCGGGAAGCGGGACGAAGGAAAAATCCTTATTGGACCCTTCTGGACCCTCGGCCATTTCTGAAGAGGCTGTAAGTGATTGA
- a CDS encoding CDP-alcohol phosphatidyltransferase family protein has translation MLRLFIIPFLIIEIMDAQYAGALALFVLAGISDALDGLLARWLSQKTTLGQYLDPIADKLLLSTLFVVFTHIGLMPRYVTVLVFSRDLGILLIATLLFATGTLRDFRPSWFGKLNTLMQIIALLSVLCQKVFAWHHLAAMRDGLLEIIAVMAPLSAAQYAWIVFRRMNAQQPTTV, from the coding sequence ATGTTGCGGCTGTTCATTATCCCTTTTCTAATCATAGAGATCATGGATGCGCAGTATGCTGGGGCGTTGGCTTTGTTTGTTTTAGCCGGGATCAGCGACGCGCTCGATGGCCTGCTGGCGCGGTGGTTGAGCCAGAAAACTACGCTGGGGCAGTATCTTGATCCCATTGCCGATAAATTATTGCTAAGTACTTTATTTGTCGTATTTACTCACATTGGCCTGATGCCGCGCTATGTCACGGTTCTGGTTTTCAGCCGAGACCTGGGGATTCTGCTAATTGCGACACTGCTGTTTGCTACCGGAACTTTGCGGGATTTTCGGCCAAGCTGGTTCGGCAAGCTGAACACGCTGATGCAGATCATCGCGCTGCTATCAGTGCTTTGCCAGAAAGTCTTTGCCTGGCATCACCTTGCGGCCATGAGGGATGGATTGCTCGAGATCATCGCGGTGATGGCCCCGCTTTCGGCAGCCCAATATGCCTGGATTGTCTTTCGGCGAATGAATGCGCAGCAGCCTACTACGGTCTAG
- a CDS encoding Rrf2 family transcriptional regulator, producing MLRLTKKADYGLMALKYLAEQANGTARSAKDIAEAYHIPPQLLAKILQTLAKGGLLVSHAGTNGGYALARPAADISAFEVIRTIDGPLFITSCITIHGACDLTSTCTIKEPLRKVNDSIKDLLSGIHIADLVEATDGEQPQTSAPVGGGLVSIAL from the coding sequence ATGCTTCGTCTGACCAAAAAAGCGGATTACGGTCTGATGGCCCTGAAGTATCTGGCCGAGCAGGCGAATGGCACGGCGCGCAGCGCCAAGGACATCGCGGAGGCGTATCACATCCCCCCGCAGCTCCTGGCGAAGATTCTGCAGACGCTGGCCAAGGGCGGACTTCTGGTCTCTCATGCAGGGACGAACGGCGGCTATGCGCTGGCGCGGCCTGCCGCCGACATATCGGCGTTTGAGGTGATTCGCACGATCGACGGGCCGCTTTTCATTACGAGCTGCATTACGATTCACGGAGCTTGCGACCTGACGAGCACTTGCACCATCAAAGAACCACTGCGCAAGGTAAACGACAGCATCAAAGATCTGCTGAGCGGCATCCATATCGCAGACCTGGTCGAAGCCACGGATGGGGAGCAGCCTCAAACAAGCGCTCCGGTGGGCGGCGGTCTGGTGAGCATCGCACTTTAG
- a CDS encoding IscS subfamily cysteine desulfurase, translated as MHLPIYMDNHATTPLDPRILEAMMPYFGAKFGNAASRNHSFGWEAEQAVDKAREQIAKLIGATSKEIIFTSGATESNNLALKGIAEMYRERGNHIITQVTEHKAILDTCKKLEKQGFRVTYLPVQADGLIDLEDLKRAMDDKTILVSIMYANNEIGVIQPIQEIGKLCHEKGIIFHTDAVQAVGKVPVNVIADNIDVLSLSGHKIYGPKGVGALYVRRRNPRVQISEQINGGGHERGMRSGTLNVPGIVGLGAACEICSNEMEAEGKREAELRDYLRTKFEKALDYIHVNGNMEHHLPGNLNMSFVHVEGESLLMGINDIAVSSGSACTSATLEPSYVLKALGLGDDVAHSSIRFGLGRFNTKAEVDYVSDKVIDVVSKLRELSPLYEMVKEGIDLTKIEWAAH; from the coding sequence GTGCATCTGCCGATTTACATGGACAACCATGCAACGACGCCGCTGGACCCCCGGATTCTAGAGGCAATGATGCCTTACTTTGGGGCGAAGTTCGGCAACGCGGCGAGCCGCAATCACTCGTTCGGCTGGGAAGCCGAGCAGGCGGTGGACAAGGCGCGCGAGCAAATCGCCAAACTGATTGGCGCGACCTCCAAAGAGATCATCTTCACCAGCGGCGCGACCGAGTCGAACAATCTTGCGCTGAAGGGCATCGCCGAGATGTATCGCGAGCGCGGCAACCACATCATCACCCAGGTAACCGAGCACAAGGCAATTCTGGACACATGCAAGAAGCTGGAGAAGCAGGGCTTCCGCGTGACGTACCTGCCGGTGCAGGCCGATGGCCTGATCGACCTCGAAGACTTGAAGCGGGCGATGGACGACAAGACCATCCTGGTCTCGATCATGTATGCGAATAACGAGATTGGCGTGATTCAGCCGATCCAGGAGATCGGCAAGCTGTGCCACGAGAAGGGCATCATCTTCCATACCGACGCGGTGCAAGCCGTAGGTAAGGTTCCGGTCAATGTGATTGCCGACAACATCGACGTGCTTTCGCTCTCGGGCCACAAGATTTATGGACCGAAGGGTGTGGGCGCGCTGTATGTTCGCCGCCGCAACCCGCGTGTTCAGATCTCGGAGCAGATCAACGGTGGCGGCCATGAGCGCGGGATGCGTTCGGGCACGCTGAACGTCCCCGGCATCGTCGGTTTGGGCGCGGCATGCGAGATTTGCAGCAACGAGATGGAAGCCGAAGGTAAGCGTGAGGCTGAGCTTCGCGACTATCTACGGACAAAGTTCGAGAAGGCGCTCGACTACATCCATGTGAACGGCAATATGGAGCACCATCTGCCGGGCAACCTCAACATGAGCTTCGTTCACGTCGAGGGCGAGAGCCTGCTGATGGGAATCAACGACATCGCGGTTTCTTCGGGTTCGGCCTGCACTTCGGCGACGCTGGAGCCATCTTATGTATTGAAAGCTTTGGGACTGGGCGACGATGTGGCGCACAGTTCGATCCGGTTTGGGCTTGGACGCTTCAACACCAAGGCTGAAGTGGATTACGTTTCGGACAAGGTGATCGACGTGGTATCGAAGCTGCGTGAACTGTCGCCCTTGTACGAGATGGTGAAAGAAGGCATCGACCTTACCAAGATTGAATGGGCGGCGCACTAA